In Cuculus canorus isolate bCucCan1 chromosome 8, bCucCan1.pri, whole genome shotgun sequence, a single genomic region encodes these proteins:
- the NPL gene encoding N-acetylneuraminate lyase isoform X1, which produces MQFPLFAGKSVAFLILSREGEVKVTSNRCRFTVCVQQLQVKFNYLPALAQMSLCSQEDSCFPQQSKSQINLPVIGQYVDYLISKQNVKNVFVNGTTGEGLSLNIQERKQLAEEWVCQGKDKLDHVIVHVGALSLPESQELARHAAAIGASGIAVIAPFLFKPTNKDELIAFLQKVASEAPAVPFYYYHIPPLTGVKIRVEELLDGIKERIPTFQGVKFSDRDLLDFAQCIHKHEREQLAFLYGVDEQLLSALAIGAHGAVGSTYNYLGRKTNLMLEAFAKPDLALARKYQFLTGDFLNFVIKLGFGVAQTKAVMTLVSGIPMGPPRLPLVDASEEFIVKAKAKLDSIVWPDSD; this is translated from the exons ATGCAGTTTCCCCTGTTTGCAGGGAAGTCTGTTGCTTTCCTCATCCTTTCACGTGAGGGAGAGGTCAAAGTCACATCCAACAGATGCCGTTTCACGGTCTGTGTCCAGCAGTTACAAGTGAAGTTTAACTATTTGCCAGCACTTGCACAAATGTCTTTGTGCTCTCAAGAGGACTCCTGTTTCCCTCAACAGTCAAAAAG ccAAATTAACCTCCCGGTGATTGGTCAATACGTGGATTATCTGATAAGCAAGCAGAATGTGAAGAATGTTTTTG TGAACGGCACAACAGGAGAAGGACTGTCCCTTAACATCCAGGAGAGGAAGCAGTTGGCGGAAGAATGGGTCTGCCAAGGAAAAGACAA ATTGGACCACGTGATCGTTCATGTGGGGGCACTGAGTCTGCCAGAGTCCCAGGAGCTG GCAAGACACGCAGCAGCTATAGGTGCTAGTGGCATTGCTGTAATAGCCCCCTTCTTGTTCAAACCCACCAATAAAG atgaGCTGATTGCTTTCTTACAGAAGGTCGCGTCGGAAGCCCCTGCCGTTCCGTTTTATTACTATCACATTCCTCCTCTGACGGGCGTGAAAA TTCGTGTTGAAGAGTTGCTGGATGGAATAAAAGAGCGGATCCCCACCTTCCAGGGTGTGAAGTTCAGCGACAGGGACCTCTTGGACTTTGCACAGTGTATACACAAGCACGAGAGGGAACAGCTGGCATTTCTTTATGGGGTGGATGAG CAACTATTGAGCGCACTGGCAATAGGGGCACATGGAGCAGTTGGAAG CACGTACAACTATTTGGGCCGAAAAACCAATCTGATGTTGGAAGCCTTTGCAAAGCCAGACCTTGCGTTAGCTCGGAAGTACCAG TTTCTGACCGGGGACTTTCTCAACTTTGTCATCAAACTAG GTTTTGGTGTTGCACAGACTAAAGCTGTGATGACTCTTGTTTCTGGCATTCCCATGGGACCTCCACGGCTTCCACTTGTTGATGCCTCTGAGGAGTTCATCGTCAAGGCCAAAGCCAAGCTGGACAGCATTGTGTGGCCTGACAGTGACTGA
- the NPL gene encoding N-acetylneuraminate lyase isoform X2, with amino-acid sequence MTPRKKLRGLVAATITPMTPDGQINLPVIGQYVDYLISKQNVKNVFVNGTTGEGLSLNIQERKQLAEEWVCQGKDKLDHVIVHVGALSLPESQELARHAAAIGASGIAVIAPFLFKPTNKDELIAFLQKVASEAPAVPFYYYHIPPLTGVKIRVEELLDGIKERIPTFQGVKFSDRDLLDFAQCIHKHEREQLAFLYGVDEQLLSALAIGAHGAVGSTYNYLGRKTNLMLEAFAKPDLALARKYQFLTGDFLNFVIKLGFGVAQTKAVMTLVSGIPMGPPRLPLVDASEEFIVKAKAKLDSIVWPDSD; translated from the exons ATGACACCCAGAAAGAAGTTACGAGGTCTCGTAGCCGCTACAATCACTCCAATGACTCCTGACGG ccAAATTAACCTCCCGGTGATTGGTCAATACGTGGATTATCTGATAAGCAAGCAGAATGTGAAGAATGTTTTTG TGAACGGCACAACAGGAGAAGGACTGTCCCTTAACATCCAGGAGAGGAAGCAGTTGGCGGAAGAATGGGTCTGCCAAGGAAAAGACAA ATTGGACCACGTGATCGTTCATGTGGGGGCACTGAGTCTGCCAGAGTCCCAGGAGCTG GCAAGACACGCAGCAGCTATAGGTGCTAGTGGCATTGCTGTAATAGCCCCCTTCTTGTTCAAACCCACCAATAAAG atgaGCTGATTGCTTTCTTACAGAAGGTCGCGTCGGAAGCCCCTGCCGTTCCGTTTTATTACTATCACATTCCTCCTCTGACGGGCGTGAAAA TTCGTGTTGAAGAGTTGCTGGATGGAATAAAAGAGCGGATCCCCACCTTCCAGGGTGTGAAGTTCAGCGACAGGGACCTCTTGGACTTTGCACAGTGTATACACAAGCACGAGAGGGAACAGCTGGCATTTCTTTATGGGGTGGATGAG CAACTATTGAGCGCACTGGCAATAGGGGCACATGGAGCAGTTGGAAG CACGTACAACTATTTGGGCCGAAAAACCAATCTGATGTTGGAAGCCTTTGCAAAGCCAGACCTTGCGTTAGCTCGGAAGTACCAG TTTCTGACCGGGGACTTTCTCAACTTTGTCATCAAACTAG GTTTTGGTGTTGCACAGACTAAAGCTGTGATGACTCTTGTTTCTGGCATTCCCATGGGACCTCCACGGCTTCCACTTGTTGATGCCTCTGAGGAGTTCATCGTCAAGGCCAAAGCCAAGCTGGACAGCATTGTGTGGCCTGACAGTGACTGA